One Planifilum fimeticola DNA window includes the following coding sequences:
- a CDS encoding DivIVA domain-containing protein: MKRLTPMDIFNKDFKHAIRGYDIDEVNEFLDLVIKNYEDLIEENERLKEQLRKAQRGGSSRMVAEDPGQNAVIRDLTRRVERLEQVVFRQNGRGR; the protein is encoded by the coding sequence ATGAAGCGGCTGACGCCGATGGATATTTTCAACAAGGATTTCAAGCACGCCATTCGCGGATACGATATCGATGAAGTGAATGAATTTCTGGATCTGGTCATTAAAAATTACGAAGACCTGATCGAGGAGAACGAGCGGCTGAAGGAGCAGCTCCGCAAGGCCCAGAGGGGAGGCTCGTCGCGAATGGTTGCGGAGGATCCCGGTCAGAACGCGGTGATCCGTGACCTCACCCGGAGGGTGGAGCGGCTGGAGCAGGTGGTGTTTCGGCAAAACGGACGAGGTCGATAA